From the Nodularia sp. NIES-3585 genome, one window contains:
- a CDS encoding DUF4351 domain-containing protein: MTKSIDHDRLFKELISNFFIEFIELFFPQVIEYIDTTSITFLDKEIFTDVTAGDKYETDLIVKVKFLGQPSYFVIHIEAESGARPKFNQRMFRYFARLDEKLDLPIYPIVIFSYDSPKTIAVNNYQINFPDFEVLKFNYQVVQLNQLNWRDFLIRPNPVASALMSKMNIAPEDRPKVKAECLRLLVTLKLNPAKMQLISGFIDTYLRLNKIEEEKFQVEIGTLIKEEREEVMQIVTSWMEEGIETGIERGIERGIEREKNLILRQINKKIGQIDRELETEIRSLNIEVIESLGEAIFDLNTVEDLQNWLNNV; this comes from the coding sequence ATGACAAAAAGCATAGACCATGACCGCTTATTCAAAGAACTAATATCAAATTTTTTCATAGAATTTATAGAATTATTCTTCCCTCAAGTTATCGAATATATAGACACCACATCAATTACATTTTTAGACAAAGAAATATTTACGGATGTCACCGCAGGAGACAAATATGAAACAGACCTAATAGTTAAAGTTAAATTTCTAGGTCAACCTTCTTACTTTGTGATTCATATTGAAGCCGAATCTGGTGCAAGACCGAAATTTAATCAAAGAATGTTTCGTTATTTTGCGAGATTAGATGAAAAATTGGACTTGCCAATATATCCGATAGTTATATTTTCCTATGACTCACCCAAAACTATAGCCGTGAATAACTATCAAATCAACTTTCCTGATTTTGAAGTGCTAAAATTTAATTATCAAGTAGTGCAACTGAATCAACTCAACTGGCGAGACTTTTTAATTCGTCCAAATCCAGTTGCATCGGCTTTGATGTCAAAAATGAATATAGCACCTGAAGATAGGCCAAAAGTCAAAGCAGAATGTTTAAGGTTATTAGTTACCTTAAAATTAAATCCAGCCAAAATGCAATTGATATCAGGGTTCATTGACACATATTTGAGATTGAATAAAATAGAAGAAGAGAAATTTCAAGTAGAAATAGGTACATTAATCAAAGAAGAGCGGGAGGAAGTTATGCAAATTGTTACCAGTTGGATGGAAGAAGGAATTGAGACAGGAATTGAAAGAGGCATTGAAAGAGGCATTGAAAGAGAAAAAAATTTAATTCTCCGTCAAATCAACAAAAAAATTGGACAAATTGATAGAGAATTAGAAACCGAAATTAGGAGTTTAAATATAGAAGTTATTGAATCTTTAGGAGAGGCAATATTTGATTTAAATACTGTAGAAGATTTGCAAAATTGGTTAAATAATGTATGA
- a CDS encoding tetratricopeptide repeat protein, producing MSTESLEIARSRYQAGKLNFENGQYREAVENLEKASALLSRNSRLGGEVQLWLVTAYEASGRTEEAIALCQQLQRHPFPETSKQAKDLLYILKAPKLQRPSEWMTEIPDLGTLSENEAKISAAGKPPKSSRQTPAEPELIDLSQVKTQDNRFIGVALIVIVLTLSYLAWLSF from the coding sequence GTGAGTACAGAAAGTTTAGAAATTGCCAGAAGTCGTTATCAGGCTGGAAAACTTAACTTTGAAAATGGGCAATATCGAGAAGCTGTGGAAAATCTGGAAAAAGCCAGCGCCTTGTTATCTCGAAATTCTCGTCTTGGAGGTGAAGTTCAACTTTGGCTGGTAACAGCTTATGAAGCATCTGGGCGCACTGAAGAAGCGATCGCCCTTTGCCAACAACTCCAACGCCATCCTTTCCCAGAGACTAGCAAACAAGCAAAGGATTTACTTTACATTTTAAAAGCCCCAAAACTCCAACGACCAAGTGAGTGGATGACCGAAATCCCCGATTTAGGCACATTGTCTGAGAATGAGGCCAAAATTAGTGCAGCTGGAAAGCCTCCGAAATCTTCTCGTCAAACACCTGCTGAACCCGAATTAATTGACCTTAGCCAGGTAAAGACTCAGGATAATCGGTTTATTGGGGTGGCACTAATTGTTATTGTGTTAACACTCTCGTACTTGGCTTGGTTGAGTTTTTAG
- a CDS encoding SWIM zinc finger family protein: MNNDTLQASREWWSQKWLELLDSYRFKKRLERARNYSRQGNVLNIEFKGAKVLARVQGSEPEPYKVSLSIDHFSEEEWNYVIETMSQRAIFAAKLLAGEMPQNIEEVFTANGLSLFPFTLSDVHSKCSCPDKANPCKHIGAVYYQLGDRFSEDPFVLFQLRGRTKEQIITDLRQLRGAKVEVTAPEKADVKHRTTQPQTSVNLDDFWQYHEPLESSLVVIAPSSSETVLDVLGAIPLAKTEEVSLSSGDVVTKYLDAVYKQVSQQAMLAAMNMGGG, encoded by the coding sequence ATGAATAACGATACCTTACAAGCAAGTAGAGAATGGTGGTCACAAAAGTGGCTAGAGTTACTGGATTCTTATCGGTTTAAGAAGCGTTTGGAACGGGCGAGAAATTATTCTCGTCAGGGTAATGTTTTAAATATTGAGTTTAAAGGGGCAAAGGTTTTAGCTAGAGTCCAAGGTAGCGAACCAGAACCTTATAAGGTTTCTCTTTCTATTGACCATTTTAGTGAGGAGGAATGGAACTATGTCATTGAAACTATGTCCCAAAGAGCTATTTTTGCAGCCAAGTTGTTAGCGGGAGAAATGCCTCAAAATATTGAGGAAGTTTTTACGGCTAATGGTCTGTCTTTGTTTCCGTTTACTCTCTCTGATGTTCACAGTAAATGCTCTTGCCCTGATAAGGCAAATCCTTGTAAACACATTGGTGCTGTATACTATCAGTTAGGCGATCGCTTCAGTGAAGACCCGTTTGTGCTGTTTCAATTACGCGGTCGCACCAAAGAGCAAATTATCACTGATTTACGTCAATTACGTGGTGCTAAGGTGGAAGTGACAGCACCTGAAAAAGCTGATGTTAAACACCGGACGACTCAGCCCCAAACCTCTGTTAACCTTGATGATTTCTGGCAATATCATGAACCGCTAGAGTCTTCTTTAGTAGTGATTGCGCCATCGAGTAGCGAAACGGTATTAGATGTATTGGGGGCAATTCCTTTAGCGAAAACAGAAGAAGTCAGTTTGAGTTCTGGTGATGTGGTGACAAAATATTTAGATGCTGTTTATAAACAGGTAAGTCAACAAGCAATGTTAGCCGCGATGAATATGGGAGGGGGTTGA
- the pdxH gene encoding pyridoxamine 5'-phosphate oxidase, producing the protein MDKTVADLRKDYTLEGLSETEINPNPFIQFKKWFEQALAAQLPEPNAMTLATATADGQPSARMVLLKDFDERGFVLFTNYNSHKGQELAANPQAALVFWWAELERQVRIVGTVEKISPEQSDSYFEMRPPNSRLGAWASNQSQVIVGREVLEQQLQELQRQYENQEVPRPPHWGGYRVIPREIEFWQGRPSRLHDRLLYTRCDHNSWKIERLSP; encoded by the coding sequence ATGGACAAGACCGTAGCTGACCTTCGCAAAGATTACACCTTAGAAGGTTTGAGTGAAACCGAAATTAACCCGAATCCGTTTATTCAGTTTAAAAAATGGTTTGAACAAGCACTAGCAGCCCAACTTCCTGAACCTAATGCTATGACTTTAGCCACGGCTACCGCAGATGGTCAGCCTTCAGCCAGAATGGTGCTACTTAAAGATTTCGATGAACGGGGCTTTGTTTTGTTCACCAACTACAACAGTCATAAAGGGCAAGAACTAGCAGCAAATCCCCAAGCAGCTTTAGTTTTTTGGTGGGCGGAATTAGAACGCCAAGTCAGAATTGTGGGGACAGTTGAGAAAATTTCCCCAGAACAATCTGATAGTTATTTTGAGATGCGACCACCCAATAGTCGTTTAGGTGCGTGGGCTTCTAATCAAAGTCAGGTAATTGTTGGAAGGGAAGTTTTAGAGCAACAATTGCAGGAACTTCAACGCCAATATGAAAATCAGGAAGTTCCTCGTCCACCTCATTGGGGAGGATACCGAGTCATTCCCAGAGAAATTGAGTTTTGGCAAGGTCGCCCCAGTCGTCTGCATGACCGCTTGCTATATACTCGCTGCGATCATAACAGTTGGAAAATTGAGCGCTTGTCACCTTGA
- a CDS encoding polyribonucleotide nucleotidyltransferase, whose amino-acid sequence MAEVDKSISFDGRDIRLKVGLLAPQAGGSVLIESGDTSVLVTATRSKGREGIDFLPLTVDYEERLYAAGRIPGGIMRREGRPPEKTILTSRLIDRPMRPLFPSWLRDDLQIIAFTLSMDELVPPDVLAVTGASIATLMAQIPFNGPMAAVRVGLVGDDFIINPTYAETENGDLDLIVAGSPHGVIMVEAGANQLPEQDIIEAIDFGYEAVRDLIKAQQDLLAEMGLKIVQEAPPEEDPTLSNYIRDRASDEIKKILSQFEYSKAQRDNALDAVKDQVASAIAELPEENEVRLAATANGKALGNTFKDITKHFMRRQIVDDNVRVDGRKLDEVRPVSCQVGVLPKRVHGSGLFNRGLTQVLSACTLGTPGDAQNLNDDLQTDQSKRYLHHYNFPPFSVGETKPMRFPGRREIGHGALAERALIPVLPSKEAFPYVIRVVSEVLSSNGSTSMGSVCGSTLSLMDAGVPILKPVSGAAMGLIKEGDEVRVLTDIQGIEDFLGDMDFKVAGTDSGITALQMDMKISGLSLDIIAQAVHQAKSARLHILDKMLQTIEEPRVETSPYAPRLLTIKIDSDMIGLVIGPGGKTIKGITEETGAKIDIEDDGTVTISAVDESRAKKARNIIQGMTRKLHEGDVYAGRVTRIIPIGAFVEFLPGKEGMIHISQLADYRVGKVEDEVAVGDEVIVKVREIDNKGRINLTRLGIHPDQATAAREAAALNR is encoded by the coding sequence ATGGCAGAAGTTGATAAGTCAATATCCTTCGATGGCAGGGATATTAGACTGAAAGTAGGCTTACTAGCTCCCCAAGCTGGTGGGTCGGTTTTAATAGAATCAGGGGATACATCTGTTTTAGTGACGGCTACGCGTTCCAAGGGCAGAGAAGGAATTGATTTTCTTCCCCTGACAGTCGATTACGAGGAAAGATTGTATGCCGCAGGTAGGATTCCCGGAGGAATCATGCGGAGAGAAGGTCGTCCACCAGAAAAAACAATTCTGACTAGCCGTCTGATAGACCGCCCCATGAGACCTTTGTTTCCGTCATGGTTGCGGGATGATTTGCAAATTATCGCCTTTACGCTGTCGATGGACGAGTTAGTGCCACCTGATGTTTTAGCAGTGACTGGTGCTTCCATTGCTACCCTGATGGCACAAATTCCGTTTAACGGACCAATGGCGGCAGTGCGGGTTGGCTTAGTGGGTGATGATTTTATTATTAACCCCACCTATGCAGAAACTGAGAACGGCGACTTGGATCTGATTGTGGCTGGTTCACCCCACGGTGTAATCATGGTGGAGGCGGGAGCCAATCAATTGCCAGAGCAGGATATTATTGAAGCAATTGATTTTGGTTATGAAGCGGTCAGAGATTTAATTAAAGCGCAGCAAGATTTGTTAGCGGAAATGGGTCTGAAAATTGTGCAAGAAGCACCACCAGAGGAAGACCCAACTCTGAGTAATTATATCCGCGATCGCGCCAGCGATGAAATTAAGAAAATTCTGTCTCAATTTGAATACAGCAAAGCCCAACGGGATAACGCGTTGGATGCTGTCAAGGATCAAGTTGCTAGTGCGATCGCAGAATTACCAGAAGAAAACGAAGTTCGACTGGCTGCAACTGCAAACGGCAAGGCACTCGGTAACACCTTTAAAGACATCACAAAACACTTCATGCGCCGTCAAATTGTTGACGACAACGTGCGCGTTGATGGTCGCAAACTCGATGAAGTCCGTCCGGTTTCTTGTCAAGTTGGTGTTTTACCCAAGCGAGTCCACGGCAGTGGTTTATTTAATCGGGGTTTAACCCAAGTATTATCCGCTTGTACCCTTGGTACTCCCGGAGATGCCCAAAACCTCAATGATGACTTGCAAACAGACCAATCCAAACGTTACCTGCATCATTACAACTTCCCTCCCTTCTCAGTTGGGGAAACTAAACCGATGCGTTTCCCAGGAAGGCGCGAAATCGGTCATGGTGCTTTAGCAGAACGAGCGCTCATCCCTGTGCTACCGTCAAAAGAAGCATTCCCCTACGTGATTCGTGTAGTCTCAGAAGTGCTTTCTTCCAATGGTTCCACTTCTATGGGTTCAGTGTGCGGTTCCACTCTATCCTTGATGGATGCTGGTGTACCCATTCTCAAACCTGTCAGCGGTGCAGCCATGGGTTTGATTAAAGAAGGTGACGAAGTGCGAGTCCTGACTGATATTCAGGGCATTGAGGACTTCTTAGGCGATATGGACTTTAAAGTTGCCGGCACAGATAGCGGTATTACCGCCTTGCAAATGGATATGAAAATATCCGGTCTGTCATTAGACATTATTGCCCAAGCCGTCCACCAAGCGAAATCAGCCCGGTTGCATATTCTGGATAAAATGCTCCAGACTATCGAAGAACCACGGGTTGAAACCTCACCCTATGCGCCACGTCTATTGACGATTAAGATTGATTCCGACATGATTGGTCTGGTCATTGGGCCTGGAGGTAAAACCATTAAGGGCATCACTGAAGAAACTGGTGCTAAAATTGACATCGAAGACGATGGCACTGTGACTATTTCTGCTGTGGATGAAAGTAGAGCTAAAAAAGCTCGTAACATCATTCAAGGCATGACTCGTAAGTTACATGAAGGTGATGTTTATGCAGGGCGTGTGACTCGGATTATCCCTATTGGTGCGTTTGTAGAATTTCTGCCCGGAAAAGAAGGCATGATTCACATTTCTCAACTAGCTGACTATCGCGTTGGCAAAGTTGAAGATGAAGTAGCTGTTGGGGATGAAGTGATTGTCAAAGTGCGCGAAATTGACAATAAAGGCCGAATTAATCTCACACGTTTGGGTATCCACCCAGACCAGGCGACTGCGGCACGAGAAGCTGCGGCATTAAATCGATAA
- a CDS encoding DUF3153 domain-containing protein translates to MNYSIFRKILVRFTKALSFVLIKMALFIKLISRNLINRIFPIKNPILWLVLLSSLLLTGCVEYDAGVTFNNSNNGEIVQHIKLGERLTSFSGDYVYEWLHSIERRARQLEGKTQRISQEEIIVKIPFSNGQELQEKFNDFFNSRTNQKSEALQKGSESELPKIESNLLINQNNFVLLVRNRLIYDLDLRSLSLIASRGNVLSDTGSILDLEFSLKTPWGARNIQRTETAIQPEKKGQQLVWQLKPGELNHIEVVFWLPSPLGIGGLLIILFVSGGIYLRYNFMPDPRVQFAPDPKVAATD, encoded by the coding sequence ATGAATTATTCTATTTTCAGAAAGATTTTAGTGAGATTCACCAAAGCATTGAGTTTTGTGTTGATCAAAATGGCATTATTCATCAAGCTGATCAGTCGGAATCTCATTAATCGGATCTTTCCCATTAAAAATCCTATTTTGTGGCTGGTTCTGTTATCGTCACTGCTGCTAACTGGTTGTGTCGAATACGATGCCGGAGTGACCTTCAATAATTCCAATAATGGCGAAATAGTACAGCATATTAAATTAGGAGAACGACTCACCAGCTTTAGTGGCGATTATGTATATGAATGGTTACACAGCATAGAACGTCGCGCCCGTCAACTAGAAGGTAAAACACAACGAATTTCTCAAGAAGAAATTATTGTAAAAATTCCGTTCAGTAATGGTCAAGAGTTGCAAGAGAAATTTAACGATTTTTTTAACTCTCGGACGAATCAAAAATCTGAGGCTTTGCAGAAAGGATCTGAATCAGAACTTCCGAAAATTGAATCTAATTTACTCATAAATCAGAACAATTTTGTGCTGTTAGTGAGGAATCGGTTAATTTATGATTTAGACTTGCGATCGCTGTCTTTAATTGCCAGTAGGGGTAATGTGTTATCTGATACTGGGTCAATTCTCGACTTGGAATTTAGCTTAAAGACCCCTTGGGGAGCTAGAAATATTCAACGAACTGAAACTGCTATCCAGCCCGAAAAGAAAGGACAGCAATTAGTATGGCAACTCAAACCCGGTGAACTCAACCACATAGAAGTTGTTTTCTGGCTACCTAGTCCTCTCGGTATTGGTGGTTTGTTAATTATTCTGTTCGTTTCGGGAGGAATTTACCTGAGATATAATTTCATGCCAGATCCCAGAGTTCAATTTGCACCAGATCCCAAAGTAGCAGCCACAGACTAA
- a CDS encoding DEAD/DEAH box helicase yields the protein MAILHGNWLLKNNNSCLFIWGETWRSSRVNFQHRASQDIPLHPLGMTAVELSEWLSSQNINIANLIQQNQVAIAATGRTRKSTSVTKPSLATQSQIIALPTHILENNQQEIEFISPLHSATLASETNSPQYLQPWRVEGFCLNPTEAIKFLAAVPLNAAREEDTLFGGDLRFWSQVARWSLDLISRCKFLPTIQRQADSSIVAMWQVLLDSAVDGTRLEKFSAKMPLACRTYEQSAEFEEKYLSVDFPIEPQELLLGFLNSTIDAQVRGMLASQPLLETRMMASLPSAVRQWLQGLMSASHTVNADAMEVERLEAALKSWTMPLQYQLAGKALFRSCFQLLPPASGETDWILAYFLQAADDPDFLVDAATIWNHPVEQLVYQDRTIEQPQETLLRGLGLASRLYPVIAPSLETEYPQSCHLNPLQAYEFIKSVTWRFEDSGLGVILPPSLANREGWANRLGLKINAETQKKKQGRLGLQSLLNFQWQLAIGGQTISKAEFNKLVALNSPLVEINGEWVELRSQDIKTAQTFFASRKDEMTLSLEDALRLSSGDTQAIEKLPVVSFEASGTLQELIGALTNNQAISPLATPANFQGQLRPYQERGAAWLAFLERWGLGACLADDMGLGKTIQLIAFLLHLKEQDALENPTLLVCPTSILGNWEREIKKFAPSLKVLQHHGDKRLKGKAFVEAVKKHDVIITSYSLVHRDVKYLQSVDWQTVVLDEAQNVKNPEAKQSQAVRELKSTFRIALTGTPVENKLQELWSILDFLNPGYLGNRQFFQRRFAMPIEKYGDTASLNQLRDLVQPFILRRLKTDRDIIQDLPEKQEMTVFCGLAAEQAALYQQVVEASLAEIESAEGLQRRGMILGLLVKLKQICNHPAQYLKAATLKEHSSAKLQRLDEMLNVALEEGDRALIFTQFAEWGKLLKAHLQQTLGQEILFLYGGSTKKQREEMIDRFQHDPQGPPIMILSLKAGGVGLNLTRANHVFHFDRWWNPAVENQATDRVFRIGQTRNVQVHKFVCTGTLEEKIHDMIESKKQLAEQVVNTGEEWLTEMNTDQLRDLLILDRSAIIDENEV from the coding sequence ATGGCAATCTTACACGGTAATTGGTTACTAAAAAATAATAATAGTTGTCTATTTATTTGGGGTGAAACTTGGCGTTCATCAAGAGTAAATTTTCAGCATCGTGCATCCCAAGATATACCGCTACATCCCTTGGGAATGACAGCAGTTGAATTGAGTGAGTGGTTGAGTTCTCAGAACATCAACATTGCTAACTTAATCCAGCAAAACCAAGTTGCTATAGCTGCCACTGGGCGAACTCGGAAAAGTACAAGCGTTACGAAACCAAGCTTGGCAACGCAATCTCAAATCATTGCTTTACCAACTCATATCCTAGAAAATAATCAGCAAGAAATAGAATTTATTTCTCCCTTGCATTCTGCTACTTTGGCATCTGAAACCAACTCACCCCAATATCTCCAACCGTGGCGAGTCGAAGGTTTTTGTCTCAACCCCACGGAAGCAATAAAATTTCTCGCTGCTGTTCCCTTGAATGCTGCTAGGGAAGAGGATACTTTGTTCGGTGGAGACTTACGTTTTTGGTCACAGGTTGCCCGTTGGAGTTTAGATTTAATCTCCCGGTGTAAGTTTTTGCCAACTATCCAACGGCAAGCTGATAGTTCTATTGTTGCTATGTGGCAAGTACTATTAGACAGTGCTGTAGACGGAACTCGCCTAGAAAAATTTTCTGCAAAAATGCCGCTGGCTTGTCGTACTTATGAACAAAGTGCTGAGTTTGAAGAAAAATATTTATCAGTAGATTTCCCCATTGAACCACAGGAATTATTATTAGGGTTTCTCAACAGTACGATAGATGCCCAAGTGCGCGGAATGCTAGCTTCTCAACCTTTACTAGAAACTAGGATGATGGCATCTTTACCATCTGCGGTGCGACAGTGGTTGCAAGGTTTAATGAGTGCATCTCACACAGTGAATGCAGATGCAATGGAAGTAGAAAGATTGGAAGCAGCGCTGAAATCTTGGACTATGCCGTTGCAATACCAACTTGCAGGAAAAGCCCTGTTTCGTAGCTGTTTTCAACTGCTTCCGCCTGCATCGGGAGAAACAGATTGGATATTGGCATATTTTCTCCAAGCTGCGGATGATCCCGATTTTTTGGTGGATGCGGCAACTATTTGGAATCACCCAGTTGAACAATTAGTTTATCAAGACCGCACCATTGAGCAACCCCAAGAAACTTTATTGCGGGGGTTAGGGTTAGCTTCCCGATTGTATCCAGTGATTGCACCTAGTTTAGAAACAGAATATCCCCAATCTTGTCACCTCAATCCATTACAAGCTTATGAATTTATTAAGTCTGTGACTTGGCGATTTGAAGATAGTGGTTTAGGGGTAATTTTACCTCCTAGTTTAGCTAACCGAGAAGGATGGGCGAACCGTTTAGGTTTGAAAATTAATGCTGAAACCCAAAAGAAAAAACAGGGACGCTTGGGTTTACAGAGTTTACTGAATTTTCAATGGCAATTGGCAATTGGTGGACAAACTATTTCTAAAGCTGAGTTTAATAAACTTGTAGCGTTAAATAGCCCATTAGTAGAAATTAACGGCGAGTGGGTGGAATTGCGATCGCAAGATATTAAAACTGCACAGACATTTTTCGCTTCTCGCAAAGACGAAATGACACTTTCTTTGGAAGATGCTTTACGTCTGAGTTCTGGAGATACCCAAGCGATAGAAAAGTTACCCGTGGTCAGTTTTGAAGCATCTGGCACATTGCAAGAGTTAATTGGGGCTTTAACCAATAATCAGGCTATTTCACCCCTAGCAACACCTGCCAATTTCCAAGGACAGTTACGACCTTATCAAGAAAGAGGGGCGGCTTGGCTGGCTTTCTTAGAACGTTGGGGTTTGGGTGCTTGTCTTGCAGATGATATGGGACTAGGGAAAACAATTCAGCTAATTGCCTTTTTACTGCACCTCAAAGAACAAGATGCATTAGAAAATCCCACCTTACTTGTTTGTCCGACTTCTATTTTAGGTAACTGGGAACGGGAAATTAAAAAGTTTGCCCCTAGCCTCAAGGTTTTACAGCACCACGGCGATAAACGTCTCAAAGGTAAAGCGTTTGTAGAAGCAGTCAAAAAACACGATGTAATTATTACTAGTTACTCACTTGTTCACCGAGATGTTAAATATTTGCAGAGTGTCGATTGGCAAACAGTTGTATTAGATGAAGCCCAGAATGTAAAAAATCCTGAAGCTAAACAATCACAGGCTGTGAGGGAATTAAAAAGTACATTTCGTATAGCTTTAACAGGGACACCAGTAGAAAATAAACTTCAAGAATTATGGTCTATTTTAGATTTCCTCAATCCTGGGTATTTGGGAAATCGCCAATTTTTCCAGAGACGGTTTGCTATGCCAATTGAAAAGTATGGTGACACTGCATCTTTAAACCAGTTACGGGATTTAGTTCAACCGTTTATTCTGCGTCGTCTGAAAACAGATCGCGATATTATTCAAGATTTGCCAGAAAAGCAAGAAATGACGGTCTTTTGTGGTCTTGCTGCTGAACAAGCTGCACTTTATCAACAGGTAGTGGAAGCATCTTTAGCAGAAATTGAATCTGCGGAAGGTTTGCAACGTCGAGGCATGATTTTAGGTTTACTGGTTAAATTGAAACAAATCTGTAATCACCCAGCCCAATATTTGAAAGCAGCTACATTAAAAGAACATAGTTCTGCCAAACTGCAACGGCTAGATGAAATGTTAAATGTGGCTTTGGAGGAAGGCGATAGGGCTTTAATTTTCACTCAATTTGCTGAATGGGGTAAGTTATTAAAAGCTCATTTACAGCAAACACTTGGTCAAGAAATATTGTTTTTATATGGTGGTAGCACGAAAAAACAACGAGAGGAAATGATTGACCGTTTCCAACACGACCCCCAAGGACCTCCGATTATGATTCTTTCTTTAAAAGCGGGTGGGGTAGGTTTGAATTTAACTAGGGCTAATCATGTATTTCACTTTGACAGATGGTGGAATCCCGCAGTGGAAAATCAAGCCACAGATAGAGTATTTCGCATTGGTCAAACCCGGAATGTGCAAGTGCATAAATTTGTCTGTACTGGCACATTAGAGGAGAAAATTCATGACATGATTGAAAGCAAAAAACAATTAGCTGAACAAGTAGTTAATACTGGTGAGGAGTGGCTAACTGAAATGAATACAGACCAACTACGTGATTTACTCATTCTTGATCGCAGTGCCATAATTGATGAGAATGAAGTTTAA
- a CDS encoding GNAT family N-acetyltransferase, whose amino-acid sequence MKLPLDQVLKTGLSVELDYMKSQEQEAVRSLLNLVINEGKTYPQNKPLSPAAFAAYWLNQDAFVVRASGQDSTHKPKEVLGAFYLKPNFPGMCSHICNAGFIVQPGLRGQGIGRFMGKAMLVIAANLGYEAVMFNLVFETNIPSVKLWQSLGFDIIGNIPRAVKLADGQVIEALIFYRALGSKINEQEYREDLRK is encoded by the coding sequence ATGAAATTACCTCTTGATCAAGTTTTAAAAACTGGCTTATCAGTTGAACTAGATTATATGAAATCCCAAGAACAGGAGGCGGTGAGATCATTACTCAATCTCGTAATTAATGAAGGTAAAACCTACCCCCAAAATAAACCTCTGTCCCCGGCGGCATTTGCAGCTTACTGGTTGAATCAGGATGCCTTCGTGGTCAGGGCATCAGGTCAAGATAGTACACACAAGCCAAAAGAGGTGCTAGGGGCATTTTATTTAAAGCCTAACTTCCCCGGTATGTGTAGCCATATTTGCAACGCTGGTTTTATTGTACAACCTGGGTTACGCGGTCAGGGTATTGGAAGGTTCATGGGCAAGGCGATGCTAGTAATAGCAGCAAACCTGGGCTATGAAGCGGTGATGTTTAATTTGGTCTTTGAAACTAATATACCTTCAGTTAAACTTTGGCAGTCCTTGGGATTTGATATTATTGGCAATATTCCGCGTGCAGTCAAGCTAGCTGATGGACAGGTAATAGAGGCGTTGATTTTCTATCGAGCTTTGGGGTCAAAGATTAATGAACAAGAATACAGAGAGGATTTGAGGAAATAA
- the argB gene encoding acetylglutamate kinase: MMDNDSEYIRETEATRVRVLSEALPYIQQFVGRTVVVKYGGAAMKDSTLKDKVMRDIVFLSCVGLRPILVHGGGPEINSWLNKLGIEAQFKNGLRVTDAPTMDVVEMVLVGRVNKEIVSLISRAGGLAVGLCGKDGNLITARPQDQEGIGFVGEVSGVNIKILETLSSNGYIPVVSSVATDEKGQAYNINADTVAGEIAAALGAEKLILLTDTPGILKDYKDPSSLIPKVDISQARELIANGIVSGGMIPKVNCCVRSLAQGVSAAHIIDGRIPHALLLEVFTDGGIGTMILGSQFS; encoded by the coding sequence GTGATGGATAACGATTCAGAATATATCAGGGAAACGGAAGCTACTCGTGTCCGTGTACTCAGCGAAGCACTACCTTACATTCAACAATTTGTGGGTCGGACTGTTGTTGTGAAATATGGCGGTGCAGCCATGAAAGACAGCACTCTCAAAGACAAAGTAATGCGGGATATTGTCTTTTTATCTTGCGTTGGCTTGCGTCCCATTCTGGTGCATGGTGGTGGACCAGAAATTAATAGTTGGTTAAATAAACTGGGCATCGAAGCACAATTTAAAAATGGTCTGCGGGTCACAGATGCCCCCACTATGGATGTAGTGGAGATGGTTTTAGTCGGTCGAGTCAATAAAGAAATTGTTTCCCTGATTAGCCGGGCTGGAGGCTTGGCGGTGGGACTTTGTGGGAAGGATGGTAACTTGATTACAGCTCGTCCCCAGGATCAAGAAGGTATCGGTTTTGTGGGGGAAGTCAGCGGTGTCAATATTAAAATTTTAGAAACGCTCTCTAGTAATGGCTATATTCCTGTCGTGTCTAGCGTAGCTACAGACGAGAAGGGACAAGCTTACAACATTAACGCTGATACCGTGGCTGGGGAAATCGCCGCCGCCTTGGGTGCTGAAAAGTTAATTTTGCTGACTGACACGCCAGGTATTCTCAAGGATTACAAAGATCCATCTAGCTTGATTCCGAAAGTAGATATTAGCCAAGCCCGCGAACTGATTGCCAATGGTATAGTCAGTGGTGGGATGATTCCAAAGGTGAATTGTTGTGTGCGATCGCTTGCCCAAGGCGTAAGTGCAGCCCACATCATTGATGGTCGCATTCCCCACGCCCTACTCCTAGAAGTCTTTACTGATGGTGGTATTGGCACGATGATCCTCGGTTCTCAGTTTAGCTAA